A window of bacterium genomic DNA:
CTGAGTAGCCTCTCGCAATACCACCACCCGGATCGATGGATTGTCACCCCGGGAAGTTGCTATAGTCGGAAGTAAAGTGGGCTTCAAACTAGAACTGACAGCTTGGCTCATCAGAGACCATGCTCTATCGTAAGCATCGGTTAGCGTCAAAGAGTCTGGGTCTAGTGGAGTTACCTCAGGGATAATGATTGGCGTATTTTGACCAAAATTTCTAGCTACATAATCCTTAAGCTCTGAAAGGTCAGATATTCCTTCAATGATGTTATTTCGGCCGATCAGTCTCCGAAGGGCAAGTAAGCCCGCCTTATGACTCTTCTCTCCTCCATTTGAGGCACAAAAGTCGGCAAGTACTACTGCCCTTACGCCACTTTCAAAAAGATCTGAAGCAGTTTTTAGAACGCAACAATCAGTATCAAGTCCAGCTACAAAAACGGTATCAATATTTTGGGTGAAGAGTCGATGTCGAAACTCGGGGGTCAAAGATGTGTAAGAGGCCTTATCAAAGACATCCTTAGCTAATGGTTCAATCTCTCTCCACAAACGATATTCATCCTCACGAAGAAGACGGTCCCATCCTAAGAATTGCCTGTGAGGGGAGAACTCTGAATTCCTAAATCTCGTAAATACGACAGGATCAAATACAGCACCTTCAACGAGGTCTTTAATATCATGAGCCGTTTGCTCCGTCTTCTCGTTGACGA
This region includes:
- a CDS encoding isochorismatase family protein gives rise to the protein MGNALVVVDLQEGFVNEKTEQTAHDIKDLVEGAVFDPVVFTRFRNSEFSPHRQFLGWDRLLREDEYRLWREIEPLAKDVFDKASYTSLTPEFRHRLFTQNIDTVFVAGLDTDCCVLKTASDLFESGVRAVVLADFCASNGGEKSHKAGLLALRRLIGRNNIIEGISDLSELKDYVARNFGQNTPIIIPEVTPLDPDSLTLTDAYDRAWSLMSQAVSSSLKPTLLPTIATSRGDNPSIRVVVLREATQQEGTLSFFTDVRTEKVKEIKRNNFVALCLYDQNSNSQIIARGEAFLHHDDELAKKAFSKVPSSSLGAYMSDLPSGTPRETAHSGLPDRIVQFGGEASDRNEAYRNFCLVQVRLSDLEFATLSPDRGWMRARFEINQGTERGVWVTP